From a single Myxococcota bacterium genomic region:
- a CDS encoding DUF1501 domain-containing protein, protein MSRRQLLKGAGSAALVASAHVLAWPRRARAALPEDPIVLLVQLQGGNDALNTVVPVNNVGIPQRSLYDFYRPDLSISPNELSATLIGVDPAVGTSLAFHPVMTDFKALYDAGHLAVVNGVGFPGAPLSHARASAVWFAGDPAGFAGTGWLGRYSDAEFLAADTPALSLAGAPVPMFAGAHANALAARTLRGFALPDDPLFPDLAARGPAWAAELAPDAGDSPFVAQLRRQGADVLSKEPILGAVELSGWGSQLEAEPTPFHAALHEIASLLRYDLLFPDAASGIALFHVTQPGYDTHSLQGAAEPEGRHAQRLAQLGDALAKFYADLVALGIQNRVLVLTYSEFGRRPRQSGSGEEAGTDHGAPGTLFALGGAVVGGTYGALPGLDALDAVGNAAFTVDFRRVYATVIDRFLGADHNDFLPGAPFLPIDFLPAP, encoded by the coding sequence GTGAGCCGGAGACAGCTGCTGAAGGGCGCGGGGTCGGCCGCGCTGGTCGCCTCGGCGCACGTGCTCGCCTGGCCGCGGCGCGCCCGCGCCGCGCTGCCCGAGGACCCGATCGTGCTGTTGGTCCAGCTCCAGGGCGGGAACGACGCGCTGAACACCGTGGTGCCCGTGAACAACGTCGGGATCCCGCAGCGCAGCCTGTACGACTTCTACCGCCCGGACCTCTCGATCTCGCCGAACGAGCTCTCGGCGACACTGATCGGTGTCGACCCCGCGGTGGGCACGTCGCTGGCCTTCCACCCGGTCATGACCGACTTCAAGGCGCTCTACGACGCCGGGCACCTGGCGGTCGTGAACGGCGTCGGCTTTCCGGGCGCGCCGCTCTCGCACGCGCGCGCCAGCGCCGTGTGGTTCGCAGGCGACCCCGCCGGCTTCGCCGGCACGGGCTGGCTCGGGCGCTACAGCGATGCCGAGTTCCTGGCGGCAGACACTCCGGCGCTGTCGCTCGCTGGAGCGCCGGTTCCGATGTTCGCGGGCGCGCACGCGAACGCGCTCGCGGCGCGCACGCTGCGCGGCTTCGCGCTGCCCGACGATCCGCTCTTTCCCGATCTCGCGGCGCGCGGCCCGGCCTGGGCCGCCGAGCTCGCGCCCGACGCCGGTGACTCGCCGTTCGTCGCGCAGCTGCGCCGCCAGGGCGCCGACGTGCTTTCGAAGGAGCCGATCCTGGGCGCGGTCGAGCTCAGCGGCTGGGGCTCGCAGCTCGAGGCCGAGCCCACGCCCTTCCACGCGGCGCTGCACGAGATCGCCTCGCTCCTGCGCTACGACCTTCTGTTCCCCGATGCCGCGTCGGGGATCGCGCTCTTCCACGTCACCCAACCCGGCTACGACACTCACTCGCTCCAGGGAGCCGCCGAGCCCGAGGGCCGGCACGCGCAACGACTCGCCCAGCTCGGCGACGCACTCGCGAAGTTCTACGCGGACCTCGTCGCCCTGGGCATCCAGAACCGCGTGCTGGTCCTGACCTACTCCGAGTTCGGCCGGCGACCCCGACAGAGCGGCAGTGGAGAAGAAGCCGGGACCGACCACGGCGCACCGGGCACGCTGTTCGCGCTCGGCGGCGCCGTGGTCGGGGGGACCTACGGGGCCCTGCCGGGGCTCGACGCGCTGGACGCCGTCGGGAACGCCGCCTTCACGGTCGACTTCCGGCGCGTCTACGCGACGGTGATCGATCGCTTCCTCGGCGCCGACCACAACGACTTCCTGCCCGGCGCGCCGTTCCTGCCGATCGACTTCCTGCCTGCGCCCTAG